TTTCCTACGTCACCCTCTTTGAGCACAACGAACATCTCTACCTTTTCGCCAGCATGGGCAACCTCCACGCCCGCATCCCCCTCGGCAAACTTCCGTGAATCCGTCCCTCATTCTCCAATCCCGATCAAAAACGTTTCCCCATGCATAATATTATTAACAGCATTGTTTATTTTCCTGTAAGAAATAAAGGTTTTGCCCCGGTGCTCGTTTTCAAGCTGGCCGCGCTTGTCCTTTTCGCGGCGGGTTTCGCGTCCGCGCCGGCGCAGGCCCAGCCGGCGCAGGCCACGGGTGCCGGCGTCGTCGAGGGTGTGGTATATAACTCCACCAACGGCCTCCCGGTGGGCAGGGTGAAAGTCAGCATCAAGAGCATCGGCGAGGAGACACTCACGGACGACGAGGGAAGGTTTATATTTATTAATGTGCCGGCGGGCGCGGCCGAACTCGAGGTCTCCTACCTGGGCTTCGATTCGCAAACCGCCACCCTGACCGTGGAGGCGGGGAAAACCGCCACCCGCGATTTCCAGATCGTCCGCGAGGGCTCGGCGCGCAGCCGCGCCAAGGGCGACGACGTGATCTTGCTGGAAAAGTTCGAGGTGGTGGCCGACCAGACCATGTCCGCGCAGGCCCTCGCCATGAACGAGCAGCGCCACGCGCCCAACATCAAAAACGTCGTCGCCATGGAGGACCTCGGCAACTTCGGCACCGAGAACATCGGCGACTATGTCCGCTTCCTTCCCGGCGTGGCCATCATTGACGACGGCGACGACGCCGGCCAGCTCGTGCTCGGCGGCTTTGGCCCGGAATTCACCAACGTGCAGCTCGACGGCGGCGACGTCGCCAGCACCGGCGCCGGCACGCCCGGCGGCGCCGGCACCGTCAGCAAGCGCAACCTCACGCTCGCAGAGGTGCCGATGGTGAATATCGAGCGCGTGGAAGTCACGAAAGTGCCCACGCCCGACATGCCGGCCTCGGGGCTCGGCGGCTCGATGAACCTCGTCACCAAGAGCCTGCTCGGCACGAAACGCGCCTATCTCGATTACCAGTTGTATATGAACTTTAACAACAAGGAGGGCCTGTCCTTCGACGGCGGCACCAGGCAGCCTACCCCGCAGACCTCGCCCAAAAACAAAAAGCCCTCCTTCAACGCCACCTTTGTCGTGCCGATGAGCAAATCGCTGGTTCTCAGCGCCGGCGTTTCCCGCTCCTGGCGCTCGCGCCCCGCGTCGGATACGCCGACCGAAACCGCGCTTTGGAACCTGCGCACCACCGAGCAGGGCAACGCCAGCATCCCCAAGGACATCGCGCTGGCGCAGGCGCAGTGGTCGCAAATCGCTCAGATCACCGTCACGGAAAACATGCAGGTCGGCATGGAGTGGAAGATGGCGCGCAACGACACGCTCTCGCTCACCCTCCAGGCCCGCGAGGTTACCACCGACCGTTCGACCAGCCGTCTGGCCGCCCGTTTTTATCAGGGCACCAATTTCGACCCCGTCGGCGGCGCCGACTGGACCGCCGCCGCCAACCCCGCGACGGCCGGCGGCGAGTTTGAGATGGGCCAGAACGGCGCGATCAATTTCCGCGAAAAAACGGACAACACCCACATGACGCTGCGCTACAAGCACCGCGGCCCGAAATGGCATATCGACGGGCAGGCCGTCTATTCGCACGCCAGGCGCGTCAAGAGCAATCTGGGCGAGGGCTACTTCGCGGGCATCTACGCTCTGGCTATGGAAAGATTTGCCGCCGGATCCTCCAGGAAGGGCTATCAATTGGAAGGCTACGGCATCAACTCGACCGAGAGCATTCTCCCCACCAGCTACGTCGCGAAAAACACGGCCACCGGCGAGACGGTCAACCAGTTCGACGGCGGCAACTATTACCTCCATCAGGTGCGCGACGAGGACGGGATGTATAAGACGGACATGTATTCCGGAAAACTGGATGTGACGCGCATTTTCAGCCGCCATTTCCAAGTCAAGGCCGGCGCCTCCTTCAACCGCATGATCAAGGACGACTGGCAGGTGCCGCTCACTCATAATTTCGTGGGCGATTCCTCGATCAGCTCCGATTCCTACGAAAGGAAAAAGCTGAAATATTATATTGAGGATTATCCCTACCTCCTGGCCCCCGGCGTGAGCATGAACGGCAACGATGTCGCCTGGATAAGCCCGGCGGGCGTTTATAAATTATACCAAGAGCATCCCGAATGGTTTGAATTGTCGAGCACCGCCATCCAATACCGCGCCCAACGCTCGAAAAAGATGACCGAGGACATCGCCGCCGCCTACCTGCGGTTCGATCTGCGGCTCTTCTCCAACCGGCTCCACGCCATCGGCGGCGTGCGCTATGAAAAAACCGATCTCGACGGTTGGAGCGTGAAGGAGGATCCGTCCGCGGTTTACGTGCGCGACCCCGACACCGGCCTGCCCCTGAAAAATCCCGACGGCTCCTGGCAACTGATCACCACCGACAGCGCGGAGCAGATCCGCCTGCAATACCAGGAGCGCGCCTTCCACGAGGGGCAGAGTTACGGTGATTTCTACCCCAGCCTCAACATCAACTATTCATTCACCGACAACCTCGTCCTCCGCGCCGCCTACGCCCGCACCCTCGGCCGCCCGAACATACAATACGTCGTCAACGGCATCACCATGCCCAGTCTCCCCACTGAGCCGTTGGAAGATGACGACCCCTTCCCCGCCATCACCGTCGGCAACCCCGCCCTCAAACCGTGGACGGCCGACAGTTTCCACCTCTCGCTCGACTCCTATCATCTCAAGGGCGGCTTCGGCTCCGTCGGCGTCTATCGCAAAAACGTCAGCAACTTTTTCCAGCAACGCACCTTCACCGCCACCCGCGAAGACTTCGAGCACTACGGCGTCAACAGCAGCGACGTCGATTTCATGCTCGAGAACAACTACGGCATCAGGCGCTACATCAACGTCGGCGACGCCCGCCTCACCGGGCTCGAGTTCACCTACCGGCAGGACCTGTTCTTTCTCCCTCGCTGGCTCCAGACCGTGCAAGTCTGGCTGAACTACACCCGCATGAAACTGGAGGGCTCCAATTCCCGCGACTTCACGGGTTTCACCCCCGAGACGCTCTCTTGGGGCGTGAACTACATCCGCCCGCGCTTCACCCTCCGCCTTACCGCGGCCTACCAGGCCGAGACCAAGTCCGCCGCAGTCTCCACCGGCGGCGACGCCGGCAAATACATCCCCGCCCGCACCTACGAATACCAGGACGCCTACACCCGCTACGGCCTCACCGCCGAATACGCCCTCTCCCGCGCCTTCGCCATTTACATGAACTGGAGCGACATCATCGGCGACGACCGCATAAAATACCGCCGCGCGGACGACACCCCCGCCTACGCGCAAAACTACCAGCGCACCGTCACTCCCGCCTACATCATGGTCGGCGTCAAGGGACGCTTCTGAACCCGGACAAGAAAGGACAATTATATGAAAAATCCGAAACGCACGATTTTCCTCCGCAGCCGTCCCACGGGAAGCAAAGTTCGCGGCCTGACCCAAGGCCAGGCCCTTGTAGGGCGCGACCTTGCGTCGCGCCGCGCAGGGCGCACGGGCCTTGTCATGCGGTGGCTCCTCCGTTCCCTCGCGCCGGCGCTGGCCGCTCTCGCGCTTTCGCCGTTCGCCCCTGCGCAAACGCCGCCGATCACTTCCGGCACCCATGTCTTTGCGGATTCCACCACATTCGACGCGCCCGCGCGGCAGCAATTCACCACCGTCCTGACCCCCACATGGCTGATCGCCGACGGCGCCACCGTCACCATCGCCAACGTCACCACCACCGCCAACGGCGGCGTCTTTGAGATGAATACCAACAACGCCACCGTCTTCACCATCGCCCCCTCCGGCTCCACCGGGCGCGTCATCTTCAGAAACAACATCACCAGCGGCGAGGGCGGCGTCTTTTTTCAGAACCGAAACACCCTCGACATCACCAACGCCTCCTTCATCGGCAACGGCTCCACCAAGACCTCCGCCCACGGCGGCGGCGCCCTCAGAATCGGCTCCACCGCCATCGCGACCAGCCTCTCCAACGTTCTCTTCGATAAGAATTACGCACTCTCCCTCGGCGGCGCCATCCGCACCCTCCACGGCCTCTCGATCACCTCCGGCACCTTCACCGGCAATTACGCTGCCGGCGTCGGCACCGCCAACACCATCGGCTACGGCGGCGCCATCGCCGCCTACGCCGGCGGCCTCAATACCAACGCCAACGGCGTCCAGCAAAGCGTCGTCCGCGAAAGCTACTTCGCCGGCAACTGGGCCTCCCGCTACGGCGGCGCCATCGGCCTGGACACCCTCGGCTACCATTCCTTCAATTTCTTCGACCACGCCGGCTTCGCTGACAACTTCGCCGGCGTCGCCGGCGGCGCGTTCTACGATTACGCCAACACCGCCCTTCTCTACAACAACGCGCCCATCATCGACGGCCAGCGCTTCGTCTTCACCGGCACCACCGGCGTCACCGACTACGTCTATTCGGGCAACATCGCCCGCGGCGTGGCGATGACGGAGGACGAAATCGCCCTCGCGCGCTCCGGCTCCTTCGCCTTCACCGCCACCGCCGCCGCCAAGGCCGGCGGCTTCTACTTCTCGGGCACCGCGAGCACCCGGCTCCGCTTCGACATCGCCGAGGGCGTCACCGTCGCCATCGGCGCGGCCGGCAACCCCTCCGCCTGGGACTCCATCGCCAACTCCGACGCCAGCGGCACCACCGCGCGGATTGACCTCGTCGAAACCGGCACCGTCCCCGCCCCCGGCGGCACCCTTATCCTCCACGCCGACAACTCCTACTTCCAAGGCGCGGTCAACGTGGACAAAGGCACGCTCCTCCTCGGCAACCAGAACGCCAGACTCGGCGGCGTCATCACCGTGGCCGGCGGCGCGGCCTTCGGCGGCGCCGGCGAACTGGTCACGCACAAGCAAAACGACACCGTCTTCGCCGGGCGCACCAGGCTCATCCTCGGCGACAACGCCCGCCTCTTGGTGGGCACCGACACCGCTGTTGACGCGGAGACGCTCACGGTCGCGGGCGATTTGGTCGCGGGCGGCGGCGTCACGTTTGCGCACGACCTTTTCACCAGTGGCTCGGCCAGCCTGCTGCGCGTGGAAAACCTCAGCTTCGCCGGCACCGGCACCGTCAACCTCGGATTGCTGGCGACCGGTTCTTTCGCGCTCATCGAGTGGACGGGCTCCGGGCTCGGCGCGGCGGATTTGGGCCGGCTCGCCCTCACCGTGGACGGCGTGGCCTCCAACCCCCGCAGCACCGCCGCCCTCTCGCTCTCGGGCAACCAGCTCGTCGTCACCAATACCGTCAACAACCTCGTCATGCGCTGGACCGGCGCCGAGGGCGGCCACTGGACGCGCCGCCCCTCCTCCGCGCAGAAAAACTGGGCCGACGCCGGAGGCTCCGCTGAAAACCGGTTTTTCAACGCCGACAGCGTCGTCTTCGACGGCGAGGCCGACGCCGCCAATCCCGCCAACCGCGATATCACCATCGAGGCTGGCGGCGTGGTGGTCTCGGGCATGGAGGTGTCGGGAACGGCGCGCTATGTGTTCCGGGGCGAGGGCGGCATCGAGGCCGATGCCGGCGCGGTGGGCAGCGCGGCGTTCGCGCCGACGGGCAAGTTGAAAAAAAGCGGCGTGGGCGAGCTGGTCTTCGCCAACACCGCGCCGAACAATTTCGCGGGCGGCATCGAAATCGCGGGCGGCGCGGTCGTCTTTGACCACGCGGCTCAGCTCGGTTCCGGCACGGGAGGCATTGCGTTCACCGATTCCGCCACGCTGCGCGCCTCCGGGACGGTCACGGGCACGCTGGCCGGCGGCATGCGCATCGCGGCGGGCAAGACCGCGGCGCTGGAGGTCGGGCCGGGAGGCGCGCTCGTTTACGACGGCGCGCTGGCCACCGCGGCGGATGCGACGCTGCGCAAAACCGGCGAAGGCGCGCTGCTCCTTGCGGGCGACAGTTCGGCCAGCGCCGGCGCGTTCGCGCTGGACGCGGGGGTGGTGGCACTGGTCACGCCCGCCGCCGCGCTCGGTGGAAAAATCACCGTGGGCGCCGGTGCGACCCTCGGCGGCGTGGGCGCGGCGGGCGCGGGCGGCTCGGTCACGCTCGCCTCCGGAGGCATCTTGGAGGCAGGCATCGACAGCGCGCAGTCAGGCACGCTCACCATCAACAATCTCGCCATGACCGGTGGCGCGGTGTTGCGGATGGATTTGTTCAAGGACGCCGACGGTGCCTACCAAAAGAGCGACCGCGTTATCGGCACGGGCTCATCCGCCATCAGCGGCGCCAACACCATCGACCTCACCTCCTTTGCCTCGGGCACGTTCAACCTCGGCAATCTCACCGGGCTCGCCGCCGACGGGCGCGTGACGCTTAGCGGCATGACGCTGCCCGCCGGCGGCCGTCTCACGGCGGAGCTGATCAACGCCGCCGGGACGCTGGAACTGGTCACGACCTCCGACCAGTCGCGCGTGATGACGTGGACGGGCAACAGCGGCTCCTCCTGGAATCTCGCGGAGGCGGACTGGACGGGCGACGGGCTGAACCAGTTCAGCTACGGCGACCGCGTGCGCTTCGACGACACCGCCGCCGGGAGCCGGAACATCTTCATCGACGCGGGCGAGGTTCGCGTCGCCGACATGACCGTGGGCGGCGCCGCCGATTACACGTTCACTGGCGGCGGCATCCACGCCGACGCGGACAACGTGCAGCCGGATGCGGGCGGCGTTGAGCACATCACCGACGCCACGGGCAAACTCATAAAAACCGGCGGCGGCACGCTGACGCTGGCGAACGGGAAAAACACATTCCTCGGCGGCGTCCGGATCGACGGCGGCGTGCTCGCCATCAGCCGGGGCGAACAGCTCACCACCGGCACCGCCCGCATAGACTTCACCGGCGACGCCACGCTGCGCGCGAACGCCGACCTCGCGCTCGACAACGAAATCCTCGTCGCGTCGGGCAATACCGCCATCGTGGACAGTAATGGCCGCGACATGGTGCTCCGCGGGCGCGTGGGCGTGGCGCAGGATGCAGCCTTTGTGAAGGATGGCGCCGGCGTGGTGTTACTCGAACAGCAACTTGCCATGAACGCCACCGGCACCTTCACCGTGCGCGGCGGCACGGCGCGCGCCGGCGCGGAGAATGTATTCACTGTCGTGGAGGGCGCGGCCATCGTCGTGGAGGAGGGCGCGTTGCTCGACTTCAACGGCCACAACCAGACGCTGCGCAACCTCTCCGGTGCGGGCGGGGTCGATATCAGCGGCGCGCAGCTCACCTACAACGCGGCCTCCGGCGCGCACACCTTTGATGGTAGTTTCCTCGGCAGCGGCACGATCCGCAAGCTGGGCGACGGCAAATGGATGCTCTCCGGATCGAGCAGCTTCGACGGCGATTTTCTTGTGAACGCCGGCACGCTCGGCTTGGGCAACAGCGCCGCGCTCGGCGCCGCCGCGATCACCTTCAATGGTCCCTCCGGTGGCTCCCTTTCCATCGAGGCCAACGGACTTGACATCGCCAATGACATCGCGGTGAGCGGGCTGGCCACGCTCACTCTCGACACCAACGGGCGTGCTGCGGAGTTTTCCGGCGCCATCACCGCCGCCTCCCTCGCGATTGCCGGCACCGGCACGCTGTCCCTTTCGGGCAACAACACCATCTCCGCGCTCGCGATAAACAATCCGCTCGCCATCGCCCGCCGCGCCGAATCCATCGGCAATGCGGCGGTGAGCATCGCCGATGGCTCCACGCTGGAATTTCGCGACATCGGCTTCGGCCAGGTGAACGGCAATCTCGCCGGCGACCGCGTGCTGCTCACCTCAAGCACGATGTCCCTGCGCGGCGCGAACAACCTGCGCGCGCTCGACATCGCCGCCGGCTCGCGCGTCACCGCCGCCTCCACCGGCGCGCTCGGCGGCACGGGCGCGGACGTCACCGTGCGCGACGGGGCGTGGCTCATGGTGCCCACACTGGGCACGGTGGCCGGCAACATGAGCGTGGACGGCGGCGCGCTCGTTTTCGGCGCGGCCCCGGCCCCCGGCTCGCTCGTGATTTATGGCACGCCCGGCTCGCTCGCGTTGTCCGGCACGCTGGGCTTTTCCAATGGCGGCGAAATCCGCCTCGCCGGCCTTCTTCCCACCGGCATCTATACCGCAGCGCTCGCCTATG
This genomic stretch from Termitidicoccus mucosus harbors:
- a CDS encoding TonB-dependent receptor, encoding MHNIINSIVYFPVRNKGFAPVLVFKLAALVLFAAGFASAPAQAQPAQATGAGVVEGVVYNSTNGLPVGRVKVSIKSIGEETLTDDEGRFIFINVPAGAAELEVSYLGFDSQTATLTVEAGKTATRDFQIVREGSARSRAKGDDVILLEKFEVVADQTMSAQALAMNEQRHAPNIKNVVAMEDLGNFGTENIGDYVRFLPGVAIIDDGDDAGQLVLGGFGPEFTNVQLDGGDVASTGAGTPGGAGTVSKRNLTLAEVPMVNIERVEVTKVPTPDMPASGLGGSMNLVTKSLLGTKRAYLDYQLYMNFNNKEGLSFDGGTRQPTPQTSPKNKKPSFNATFVVPMSKSLVLSAGVSRSWRSRPASDTPTETALWNLRTTEQGNASIPKDIALAQAQWSQIAQITVTENMQVGMEWKMARNDTLSLTLQAREVTTDRSTSRLAARFYQGTNFDPVGGADWTAAANPATAGGEFEMGQNGAINFREKTDNTHMTLRYKHRGPKWHIDGQAVYSHARRVKSNLGEGYFAGIYALAMERFAAGSSRKGYQLEGYGINSTESILPTSYVAKNTATGETVNQFDGGNYYLHQVRDEDGMYKTDMYSGKLDVTRIFSRHFQVKAGASFNRMIKDDWQVPLTHNFVGDSSISSDSYERKKLKYYIEDYPYLLAPGVSMNGNDVAWISPAGVYKLYQEHPEWFELSSTAIQYRAQRSKKMTEDIAAAYLRFDLRLFSNRLHAIGGVRYEKTDLDGWSVKEDPSAVYVRDPDTGLPLKNPDGSWQLITTDSAEQIRLQYQERAFHEGQSYGDFYPSLNINYSFTDNLVLRAAYARTLGRPNIQYVVNGITMPSLPTEPLEDDDPFPAITVGNPALKPWTADSFHLSLDSYHLKGGFGSVGVYRKNVSNFFQQRTFTATREDFEHYGVNSSDVDFMLENNYGIRRYINVGDARLTGLEFTYRQDLFFLPRWLQTVQVWLNYTRMKLEGSNSRDFTGFTPETLSWGVNYIRPRFTLRLTAAYQAETKSAAVSTGGDAGKYIPARTYEYQDAYTRYGLTAEYALSRAFAIYMNWSDIIGDDRIKYRRADDTPAYAQNYQRTVTPAYIMVGVKGRF
- a CDS encoding autotransporter domain-containing protein translates to MKNPKRTIFLRSRPTGSKVRGLTQGQALVGRDLASRRAGRTGLVMRWLLRSLAPALAALALSPFAPAQTPPITSGTHVFADSTTFDAPARQQFTTVLTPTWLIADGATVTIANVTTTANGGVFEMNTNNATVFTIAPSGSTGRVIFRNNITSGEGGVFFQNRNTLDITNASFIGNGSTKTSAHGGGALRIGSTAIATSLSNVLFDKNYALSLGGAIRTLHGLSITSGTFTGNYAAGVGTANTIGYGGAIAAYAGGLNTNANGVQQSVVRESYFAGNWASRYGGAIGLDTLGYHSFNFFDHAGFADNFAGVAGGAFYDYANTALLYNNAPIIDGQRFVFTGTTGVTDYVYSGNIARGVAMTEDEIALARSGSFAFTATAAAKAGGFYFSGTASTRLRFDIAEGVTVAIGAAGNPSAWDSIANSDASGTTARIDLVETGTVPAPGGTLILHADNSYFQGAVNVDKGTLLLGNQNARLGGVITVAGGAAFGGAGELVTHKQNDTVFAGRTRLILGDNARLLVGTDTAVDAETLTVAGDLVAGGGVTFAHDLFTSGSASLLRVENLSFAGTGTVNLGLLATGSFALIEWTGSGLGAADLGRLALTVDGVASNPRSTAALSLSGNQLVVTNTVNNLVMRWTGAEGGHWTRRPSSAQKNWADAGGSAENRFFNADSVVFDGEADAANPANRDITIEAGGVVVSGMEVSGTARYVFRGEGGIEADAGAVGSAAFAPTGKLKKSGVGELVFANTAPNNFAGGIEIAGGAVVFDHAAQLGSGTGGIAFTDSATLRASGTVTGTLAGGMRIAAGKTAALEVGPGGALVYDGALATAADATLRKTGEGALLLAGDSSASAGAFALDAGVVALVTPAAALGGKITVGAGATLGGVGAAGAGGSVTLASGGILEAGIDSAQSGTLTINNLAMTGGAVLRMDLFKDADGAYQKSDRVIGTGSSAISGANTIDLTSFASGTFNLGNLTGLAADGRVTLSGMTLPAGGRLTAELINAAGTLELVTTSDQSRVMTWTGNSGSSWNLAEADWTGDGLNQFSYGDRVRFDDTAAGSRNIFIDAGEVRVADMTVGGAADYTFTGGGIHADADNVQPDAGGVEHITDATGKLIKTGGGTLTLANGKNTFLGGVRIDGGVLAISRGEQLTTGTARIDFTGDATLRANADLALDNEILVASGNTAIVDSNGRDMVLRGRVGVAQDAAFVKDGAGVVLLEQQLAMNATGTFTVRGGTARAGAENVFTVVEGAAIVVEEGALLDFNGHNQTLRNLSGAGGVDISGAQLTYNAASGAHTFDGSFLGSGTIRKLGDGKWMLSGSSSFDGDFLVNAGTLGLGNSAALGAAAITFNGPSGGSLSIEANGLDIANDIAVSGLATLTLDTNGRAAEFSGAITAASLAIAGTGTLSLSGNNTISALAINNPLAIARRAESIGNAAVSIADGSTLEFRDIGFGQVNGNLAGDRVLLTSSTMSLRGANNLRALDIAAGSRVTAASTGALGGTGADVTVRDGAWLMVPTLGTVAGNMSVDGGALVFGAAPAPGSLVIYGTPGSLALSGTLGFSNGGEIRLAGLLPTGIYTAALAYGGITGMPAYDANQGGMFMVADIVNGDTLRITAYNKALEPGKDIVVAFDALSASMRAVSTHISEEFISPLAGREAPRSGNSLWVRAIGSFMEYGDDREHLGYTDNTYAGIIGYDWISTKALMLGGYFGYSTTDLETTNNATTEMDMPYMGLYAARRMGDFYASADLTAGFGSADTRRREDFGNLVTGSHKLDTLGGSLEVGYVLPILSDGEIRPSVGIHYMNLSFHDYAETGEGAVRLDDIRASLLQGVVRVDAGKGITLPWGLPGMVGLGVGWRQNFLNERTDTWATLVEYPNARIQIRGDEYAKNSFIAGLGIRMMLSKSMLFSLAYDYDCVPYGDQNNGTGRHTFDSVLRISW